The DNA window TCCTCGTCGGACAATCGCGGGTGAAGGGCCACGGCGTCGGCGCGGACAACGAACTCGGCGCGGAGGTGACGAGGGAGGACATCGGGGACGTCCTCTCGGTGGTGGACGAGTTCTCGACGCACGAGGTGGACGCCTTCCTCGTCGTCGCCGGACTCGGCGGCGGCACCGGAAGCGGCGGGGGTCCGGTCGTCGCCGAGGAACTCGGCCGGGTGTACGCCGAACCGGTGTTCGGACTCGGCGTCCTCCCCGGACGCGACGAGGACGGCATCAACACGCTCAACGCCGCGCGTTCGCTCCCGACGTTCGTCCGCGAGGTGGAGAACCTCGTCCTCTTCGACAACGACGCGTGGCGGCAGTCCGGCGAGAACGTCTCGACGGGCTACGAGAGCCTCAACCGGGAACTGGCCCGACGCCTCGGCGTCGTGTTGAGCGCCGGGGAGGCGGACGGGACGGGCGACGACGGGGCCGTCGAAACGGCGGACGTGCGCCGCACCCTCAACGCCGGCGGCGTCTCCACCATCGGGTACGCGAGCGTGGAGGTGCGGCGGCCGAAGCGCGGACTCGTCGCGCGACTCCTCGGTTCGACGCCGGACCGCGACGAGGGGAAGGTGACGAACAGGGTGACGTCGCTCGTCCGGCGGGCGGCGCTGAGTCGCCTCACCGTCCCCTGCGATATCGAGAGCGCGGACCGGGGCGTGGTCGTCGTCGCCGGGCCGCGGGCGGAAGTGTCCCGGCAGGGGGTAGAACGCGGCCGGGAGTGGGTCCGCGAGGAGACGGAGACGACGGAGATTCGCGGCGGCGACTGCCCGATGAACTCCGAGTCCGTCGCGGCGGCGGTACTCCTCTCCGGCCTGGACGACGTGCCGCGACTGAACGAACTCCGTCGGACGGCCGTCGAGATGCGCCGCGACATCCTCGAGAAGGACTCCGTGAGCGGCCACCGCTACCGGAGTCTGATTCGGGCGTCCGGCGGCGACGGAGACGACGGCGACGAGGAGTCCATCGAACCCCTGTTTTGAGCGTCGACGCCGAGCGGTTCCGAATCGACGGCGACGACAACAATCTCGTAAGTAATCCGCCACCACGGTTTTGCCTCGACCCTTCGTTACGTCAAACCGATTCGGGACCGGCGTCAGTTCTCGCCGGTCCGAAACCAAATCTATGAGCGATACCTCCTCGGTCACCGCGCACCGACGCGGTGAGACGGACGAGACGCGAACAGAACGCCCCGAACGGAGAGACGGGGACGAGAAACTGCGGTGCCCGGAGTGTGCGTCGTCCGCACTCGTCGCCGACGAGGAACACGGGGAGACGGTCTGCGACGACTGCGGACTCGTCGTCGAGGAGGACTCCGTTGACCGCGGCCCCGAGTGGCGCGCCTTCGACGCCGCCGAACGCGACGAGAAGTCCCGCGTCGGCGCGCCGACGACGAACACGATGCACGACAAGGGCCTCTCGACCAACATCGGCCGGGAGAACAGAGACAGCAAGGGCAACTCCCTGTCGTCGAGGCAACGGAAGCGGATGCACCGCCTCCGGACGTGGAACGAACGCTTCCGCACCCGCGACTCCAAGGAGCGCAACCTGAAGCAAGCGCTCGGCGAGATAGACCGCATGGCCTCCGCGTTGGGCCTGCCGGAGAACGTCCGCGAGACCGCCTCGGTCATCTACCGCCGCGCACTCGACGACGGCCTCCTACCCGGGCGCTCCATCGAGGGCATCGCCACGGCGTCGCTGTACGCCGCCGCGCGGATGGCGCACGTCCCGCGTTCGCTCGACGAACTCGCGAGGGTCTCGCGCGTGGACGAACGGGAGTTCCAAGGGGCCTACAGGTACGTCGTCCGCGAACTCGCCCTCGAAATCGAACCCGCGGACCCGACGGAGTACCTCCCGCGGTTCGCCTCGGAACTCGACGTGCCGGCGGAGACGGAGCGAACCGCCCGCGAACTGCTCGAAGACGCCAAGGAGGCGAACCTCCACTCGGGGAAATCGCCGGTCGGTCTGGCCGCCGCCGCACTGTACGCCGCCGTCCGCCTGACGAACGTCCACGTCACGCAGACGATGATTGCCGACGTGAGCGACATCTCCGAGGTGACGATTCGCAACCGCTATCAGGAACTCCTCGACGCGCGCGAGGAGTCCGCCTTCGACGGTCCGAACCCGGCCCCGCAGAGCCTCTGAGCCCGAGGGGCCGACCCCCGACGGACGGTCAGAGGATGGACGGGTCGGGTGCGCGCGCGGCGTCCTCGTTCAGAATCGACAGGAGGTTCTCGTACGGAACGAACGCGAGAAACGTCTCCTCTCCGTCGGACGCCGTCCGTCGGGCCGACGAGGGGTGCTCGTCGACCGCGTACAGTTCGACACCGTGTTCGCCCAGTTCGTAGCGGTCACAGACCACGTCGCGGTTCCGGGTGACGGCGCGGTACGTCATGGGCGGCGGTACGCGCTCGATTTGCTTGAACGTTCGAGCGTCTCACTCCACGACTACGACGCCCTTCATTCCCATCGCCCGGTGGGGGGAGCAGTAGTACTTGTACGTCCCCGCATCCTCCAACGCCCGGGAGAACGTGTGTCCCTTCTTGCCGGTGCGTTCGGACGCGAACGAGCCGTCCGTCGAGACGACGTCGTGGGCGTTTCCCTTCCCGGTCCACGTCCAGACGACCGTCGTGCCGGACGAGACGCGAACCGCGGCGGGAGAGAAGCCGTACGCTCCGCCGTTGGCCTGCGACCCCACCGTCACCTCCACCTCGGAGGCGTCCGTCTCCTCGACCACGCCGTCGTAGTTCGTCGTCGCGCCGAGCCATCCCCCGAAGTCGCGCTTCGACGCCGCGGCGTCGGCGGACTCCGCCCCGCCGGAGGACTCCTGCGACGGCGTGGTGCCGCCGCCGGAACAGCCCGCGAGAGCGGTCAGCGTCGCTACCGCCGCGGAACCGACGAACGCACGCCGCGAGCGACTGTCTCCGTGCATCGTCTCCCCGTCGTCGCAGGTCGGGAAAACCGGTTCGGTCCGTTCCCGGCGACTGGGAACGACCGAGCGAAACGTGGGGGGGTCGGCCGTAGGCCGACGTATGAACGGGGACGACGAGAGCGCAGACGCGAACGCGGGCGCGGGACGCACCGCGCCGGACGCACGAGGCACCGAGAACCGCGAACCGCGGCGGGCGCGCCCCGACGCGGGCAGAGAGTGGGAACTGTTCGTCCGCGAGGAGGCGGCCGGCCCCCTCCGGCACGTCGGCAGCGTGACCGGGAGAACCGCCGCCGTCGCGCGCGAGCAAGGCGAGTCGCTGTTCGGGTGGACCGCGGAAGCGATGTGGCTCTGCCCGGCCGACGAGGTGCGGCGCGTCGGCGGGCGGTCCCTCGACGGCGCGGCGTACGCGGGCGACGGAGAGAGCGACGGCGGGGATGGTCGCGAGAACGGGGAGAGCCGCGAGGACGGAGAGTGTCGCGGAGACGGGAACGCCCGCGACGACGCCGCGGAGACGGAGGTGCCGGGATGATATCCGTCAGCAAACTGCTCTGCGGCCTCGGCGCGGCGGGCGACGGCCTCCGGTACGACGCCGCGGGCGAGACGAACGAGGCGCAGATAACCGAGGAGAGGCAGCGCCGACCGGTCGTCGTCTGGAACGCCACGCGGCGGTGTAACCTCTACTGCGACCACTGCTACGCCGGGGCGGACGTCGACGCCGCCCCCGGCGAGTTCTCGACCGCCGAGGCCAAGCAGTTCATCGACGAACTCGCGGAGTACGGCGTGCCAGTGTTGCTGTTCTCGGGCGGCGAACCCCTCGTGCGCGACGACTTGGAGGCGCTGGTGGCGCACGCCTCGGACCGGGGAATCCGGCCCGTCCTCTCGACCAACGGGACGCTTCTGACGGCCGACCGCGCCCGGAACCTCCGGGACGCGGGCCTCTCGTACGCGGGCGTCTCGGTGGACGGCCTCCGGGAGCGAAACGAC is part of the Halopelagius longus genome and encodes:
- a CDS encoding halocyanin domain-containing protein; the protein is MHGDSRSRRAFVGSAAVATLTALAGCSGGGTTPSQESSGGAESADAAASKRDFGGWLGATTNYDGVVEETDASEVEVTVGSQANGGAYGFSPAAVRVSSGTTVVWTWTGKGNAHDVVSTDGSFASERTGKKGHTFSRALEDAGTYKYYCSPHRAMGMKGVVVVE
- a CDS encoding Htur_1727 family rSAM-partnered candidate RiPP, whose product is MNGDDESADANAGAGRTAPDARGTENREPRRARPDAGREWELFVREEAAGPLRHVGSVTGRTAAVAREQGESLFGWTAEAMWLCPADEVRRVGGRSLDGAAYAGDGESDGGDGRENGESREDGECRGDGNARDDAAETEVPG
- a CDS encoding tubulin/FtsZ family protein; translation: MNVALIGVGLAGGRIVESLLAYESDAGVDFVTDALAVNTARADLVELERLPEDRRVLVGQSRVKGHGVGADNELGAEVTREDIGDVLSVVDEFSTHEVDAFLVVAGLGGGTGSGGGPVVAEELGRVYAEPVFGLGVLPGRDEDGINTLNAARSLPTFVREVENLVLFDNDAWRQSGENVSTGYESLNRELARRLGVVLSAGEADGTGDDGAVETADVRRTLNAGGVSTIGYASVEVRRPKRGLVARLLGSTPDRDEGKVTNRVTSLVRRAALSRLTVPCDIESADRGVVVVAGPRAEVSRQGVERGREWVREETETTEIRGGDCPMNSESVAAAVLLSGLDDVPRLNELRRTAVEMRRDILEKDSVSGHRYRSLIRASGGDGDDGDEESIEPLF
- a CDS encoding transcription initiation factor IIB yields the protein MSDTSSVTAHRRGETDETRTERPERRDGDEKLRCPECASSALVADEEHGETVCDDCGLVVEEDSVDRGPEWRAFDAAERDEKSRVGAPTTNTMHDKGLSTNIGRENRDSKGNSLSSRQRKRMHRLRTWNERFRTRDSKERNLKQALGEIDRMASALGLPENVRETASVIYRRALDDGLLPGRSIEGIATASLYAAARMAHVPRSLDELARVSRVDEREFQGAYRYVVRELALEIEPADPTEYLPRFASELDVPAETERTARELLEDAKEANLHSGKSPVGLAAAALYAAVRLTNVHVTQTMIADVSDISEVTIRNRYQELLDAREESAFDGPNPAPQSL